The genomic interval AAATTTCAATCGCGCTAGAGCGTCCGCATGTCACCCGGCCTGCCGTGCTGCGGCGACCGTGTCTCAGCGGTGACCCGCAATTACGCGCAACCTCTCTTAGGCGATCTATCCATGGTTTTAGGAATCACATTTCACTCGCGACTGTTGCATTTCCGCGACGGCGCGTTGCTCGCATTGCGTGTATGGTCGTCACGTGGAATTTCGAGGGGCGCTCGCGCTTCTCGCTCTGCGGCGGGGACACCGCGGACCGAGAGCCGGTGAAGCACAGACGAACCGGGGGGATTGCGATGAAGAAATTTCTGTTGGGGACTATCGGTTTGATCGCGCTAGGCGCTGCGCCGGCGATGGCTGCCGATCTCGCGGCTCGTCCTTACACCAAGGCACCGCCGATCGTTGCCGCGGCTTACGACTGGTCCGGCTTCTACGTCGGCGCCAACGGCGGCTGGGGCACCAGCCGCAATTGCTGGGATTTCGCAGGCACCACTGCGCAGCCGCTCGTGTCGAACCTGGGAGAGGGGTGCCACGATGCCTCCGGCGGTACTGTCGGCGGACAGATCGGTTACAACTGGCAGGTGGGGACGTGGGTGTTCGGCGTCGAAGCGCAGGGCAACTGGGCCGATTTCAAGGGATCAAATGTTAGTCTGCTCGTCGTTCCAGGGACAACCAACGATACTAAGATCGACGCCTTTGGACTCTTTACGGCGCGTGTGGGCTACGCGTGGAACAATGCACTGCTCTATGTGAAGGGGGGGGCTGCGGTCACAAGCGACAAGTACACCGTTTATGGCAACAGAACGGGTGCGATTACAGACACCGCTAGTGAAACGCGTTGGGGAGGAGCGGTAGGGGGCGGTTTAGAATACGGCTTCTCACCAGCATGGACCTTTGGTGTCGAGTACGACCACCTATTCATGGGTAGCCGAGACATTACCTTTGCGACGACTTCGATCGACCGTATCAAGCAGGACGTCGACGTCGTCACCGCCCGCATCAACTATCGCTGGGGCGGCCCGATCGTAGCGCGCTACTGAGCTTCGCGTCGGCTGATTTCAGTCGCGCTTGCGGAAGGCCGGCCTTGCGCCGGCCTTTTTGCTTTCGAATCGATGCAGCAGCTTCGCGTCGGCCGCGGCAGATTGCGTAGACAGCATCGTCCCGGCTCGGCCTCAGCGGAACCCAGCCACCCACGCCCTTATCGCCAACAATCCGGTTGATGGACGCCCGCAGCCTCTGGCAATCGCGTCGCGTTCTTCCTATGTTCCAGGCTCAGCCCCAACCGGCGCCAGCCCCGGACGCTCCGGCGCGCGCCCCAACCGGCGCGTTGTCGCGCGTCTGGACACCCGCATGGACGAAGTGATCAAGGCCAAGCGTCAGACCCCCGCGGCCTCGAGCCGGACCGCCATTACCATTCGTGGCGCCCGCGAGCACAATCTCAAGAACGTCGACGTCACCATCCCCCGCGACAAGCTGGTGGTGTTCACCGGCCTGTCCGGCTCCGGCAAATCGTCGTTGGCGTTCGACACCATCTATGCCGAGGGCCAGCGCCGCTACGTGGAGTCGCTGTCGGCCTATGCCCGGCAATTCCTCGAGATGATGCAGAAGCCGGACGTCGACCAGATCGACGGCCTGTCGCCGGCGATCTCGATCGAACAGAAGACCACCTCGAAGAATCCGCGCTCGACCGTCGGCACCGTCACCGAGATCTACGACTACATGCGCCTGCTCTGGGCGCGCGTCGGCGTGCCCTACTCGCCGGCGACCGGCCTGCCGATCGAAAGCCAGACCGTGTCGCAGATGGTCGACCGCGTGCTGGCGATGCCGGAAGGAACGCGGCTGTATCTGCTGGCGCCGGTGGTGCGGGGCCGCAAGGGCGAGTACCGCAAGGAGCTGGCCGACTGGCTGAAGAAGGGCTTCCAGCGCGTCAAGATCGACGGCGCGTTCCACGAGCTCGCCGAGGCGCCGACGCTCGACAAGAAATTCCCGCACGATATCGACGTCGTGGTCGACCGCATCGTGGTCCGTCCCGACATCGGCCAGCGCCTCGCCGAAAGTTTCGAGACCGCGCTGAAGCTGGCCGAGGGGCTGGCGGTGATCGAGTTTGCGGACGCGCCCGCCGCGCCGCCGGCGGCTGAGCCCGGCCACGACGACGTCGAAGGCAAAAAGAAAAAGGCCGACAAGAAGGTCGCAAAGATCCACGATAAGAGCGGTGCCGAGCGCATCCTGTTCTCGGAGAAGTTCGCCTGCCCGGTGTCCGGATTCACCATTCCGGAGATCGAGCCCAGGCTGTTTTCCTTCAACAACCCCTACGGCGCCTGCCCGGAATGCGGCGGCCTCGGCATCGAGCAGCACATCGACGCCGATCTCGTGGTGCCCGACAAGGAGCTCAGCTTGCGCAAGGGTGCGATCGCGCCGTGGGCGAAGTCGTCCTCGCCGTACTACCTGCAGACGCTGACCGCGCTCGGCAAGCACTACAAGTTCACGCTCGACACCAAGTGGAAGGACTTGCCCAAGAAGGTCCAGAACGTGCTGCTGCACGGCTCCGGCGACGACGAGATCAAGTTCTCCTACGAAGACGGCGTGCGCTCCTACGACACCAAGAAGCCGTTCGAGGGCGTCGTCACCAATATCGAGCGCCGCTTCCGCGAGACCGAGAGCGAATGGGCGCGCGAGGAGCTCGGCAAGTATTTCTCCGACGTGCCGTGCGACGCCTGCCACGGCCATCGCCTCAAGCCAGAGGCGCTGTGCGTCAAGATCGGCGGCAAGCACATCGGCGAAGTCTCCGAGCTGTCGGTCAAGGCGGCCGGCGACTGGTTCGCCAAGGTGCCGGACGTGCTCAACAAGCAGCAGAGCGAGATCGCCGTCCGCATCCTGAAAGAGATCCGCGACCGCCTCAGCTTCCTGCTCGACGTCGGCCTCAACTACCTGACGCTGTCGCGCTCGTCCGGCACATTGAGCGGCGGCGAAAGCCAGCGCATCCGCCTCGCCTCGCAGATCGGCAGCGGCCTCACCGGCGTACTCTACGTGCTCGATGAGCCGTCGATCGGCCTGCACCAGCGCGACAACGCCCGGCTGCTCGACACCCTTAAGCGGCTGCGCGATCTCGGCAACACCGTCATCGTCGTCGAGCACGATGAGGACGCCATCCGCCTCGCCGATTACGTGCTCGACATTGGCCCCGGCGCCGGCGTCCATGGCGGCCACATCGTTGCGCAGGGCACGCCCGCCGAGATCATGCGCAATCCGAAGTCGCTGACCGGCAAATATCTCACCGGCGAACTTGACGTGCCGGTGCCGGAGCGACGGCCGCCGAACCATCGGCGCACCATCAAGCTGGTCAATGCTCGCGGCAACAATCTGAAGAACGTCACCGCCGAAATCCCGCTCGGCCTGTTCACCTGCGTCACCGGCGTCTCCGGCGGCGGCAAGTCGACGCTGCTGATCGACACGCTGTATCGTGCGATCGCCCGCAAGCTGAACAACGCGTCCGAGCCGCCGGCGCCGCACGACCGCATCGAGGGCCTCGAGCACATCGACAAGATCATCGACATCGATCAGTCACCGATCGGCCGCACCCCGCGCTCGAACCCCGCGACCTACACCGGCGCGTTCACGCCGATCCGGGAGTGGTTCGCTGGCCTGCCGGAATCCAAGGCGCGCGGCTATGAGCCCGGCCGGTTCTCGTTCAACGTCAAGGGCGGCCGCTGCGAAGCCTGCCAGGGCGACGGCGTCATCAAGATCGAGATGCACTTCTTGCCCGACGTCTACGTCACCTGCGACGTCTGTAAGGGCAAGCGCTACAACCGCGAAACGCTCGACGTGCTGTTCAAGGGCAAGTCGATCGCCGACGTGCTCGACATGACGGTCGAAGAAGCCGCCGAGTTCTTCAAGGCGGTGCCGCGCGTCCGCGAAACCTTCAAGACGCTGCAGCGCGTCGGTCTCGACTACATCCATGTCGGCCAGCAGGCCACCACGCTGTCCGGCGGCGAAGCCCAGCGCGTCAAACTCGCCAAGGAGCTGAGCAAGCGCGCGACGGGGCGCACGCTCTACATTCTCGACGAGCCGACCACCGGGCTGCACTTCCATGACGTCGCGAAACTACTCGAAGTGCTGCACGAACTGGTGGCGCAGGGCAACACGGTGGTGGTGATCGAGCACAATCTCGAAGTCATCAAGACCGCCGACTGGGTCATCGACCTCGGCCCCGAAGGCGGCGACGGCGGCGGCGAAATCGTCGCCTGGGGCCCGCCGGAAGACATCGTCAAAGCGCCGCGCAGCTACACGGGCAAGTTCCTGAAGCCGGTACTGGAGAAGAAGGGGCCGGTGCGGAAGCGGAAGGCGGACGAGGCGGCGGAATAATATCGATGGGTCGCAAATTTCATTCATCGGAGGCGACGGTGACCCGTTTGTCGAAAGAGTTCATCCACGAAGGTCGTTACTGCGCCGAGATTCAGGTCGAGTTGATCGATGATCATACCGCATGGTCTCCGTACTTGCCGCCTGCGGAGGTAGGAAAGTTAGAAAACGTCCGCGAGGCCCTGCGACGCGGCGACTTGGTCGAAGCCGCAAAATATGGACTTGTGTTTGAATTGACGCCGACGACGGACTGATTGATCAAAGCAGTGGAGCGAATATGCGATGTTCAAGGCTGATCAAATGCTGGGTGATCTGGATCAGCGCCTAACACAACTCGCCACACCTAGGACTGATTGCTTGTATTACGCAATCACAATCACCGCTGAAGACGATGGTCGCATCATCTTCGGCACACAATCCCAATGGGCGGGATGGGCCAATTTAGAGCGACGCGAGGAACTGCGGCAAGCGCGGTTGGTGTATCCGAAATTCGTTGAACTATGGCAACATCTCAACCAACCGTATGCGGTCATCCACACTCTGGAAGAAATAGAGCTCTTTCTACTTGGCGGAGGAAACGCCATCGTCGAGGAGAACCTGGGGCGATCCGTATTTCAAAGACTTCTTGCCGCCGAAGCCGTTGTTCCTCACGGCGAGGCCGGCTTCGCCTCTTTGAACCTTCTTCCAAAGACAGCCTTCCGACGCGCGCCAACTCCAAAAGTCCGAATGCAGGTCCTTAAGCGGGATAGGCGCAGATGCCGTATATGCGGTCGTAATCCCGACGATCATTTAGATCTCGTGCTCCATGTCCACCACATCAGACCTTGGGAAAATGGTGGTGTTACCGACCCTGCGAATTTGATCACTCTCTGTCACACCTGCCATACTGGGCTTGTGCCACACGAAGATCATAGCCTCTTCTCATATCTGCGCTCTAAGCCGGAAGATCTGATCGATGAGCGGCTGAAAGATTTGTGGCGAGGGATCATGAATTATCGCAAACTTGGGTTCTGCTCGGCGTAGCGTTGGTCAACACGAACGAAGCGACGCCCCGAACTTTGACCTTGGCCATAACGCTAGGCTCCCGGGCGCTACGGGTGTGGTCCGCCTTCGTGTTCGATCTTTGAGTCGCCCTTGCCACTACACCTGCTCTAAGCTCCGGCCCATGCCCCGCCTCACCTCCCTCACCCTTATCGTCGCCCTCGCCCTGCTCCCCGCCGCCAGTTCGGCCGCTTCGCACAAGAAGCACGCCAAGCGGGCGCAGGGGTATGGCTTCCTGCCCGGCTATGTGCAGCCGCCGAACAATGCTGTGCCGCTGTACATGCAGAAGCTGTCGCCGGCGCAGCGCGCGCTGCTGCGGCCGAAGCGGCCATGGTACATCGATCCGACGCCGGACTATTATCGCTGGAACGGTCCCTGGAGCGGTGAGTGGCGCTATCTCGGCCGCGCCGGCTTCTATCGCGGGCGTTACAACGGCGGCAGCTTCGGGCCGTGCTGGACGCAGACGCCGATCGGGCCGATCTGGAATTGCGGGAAGTAGAGCTGTCCGTCCTCATCCTGCGCGCAGTGTAATTGGCCGTCGCCGATCCGTTGGCCACTCCGCCCCATTGCCTCCGCTGCCCCTCCCAGGCCAATAATCGGTCATGACGCTGCACGATGTCCGACTCGCCGTTCGGCGGCTGTATGACGGCGCGACGCCGCGTGGGGTGGCGTTCCGCTACGGCCTGCTGGCGTTCGACGTCGTCACCATCCTGTTCATCGTCGGCACGTCGTTTCTGCCGCCCAATCCGATCGTCGAGGCGCTCGATACCGGATTCGGCGTGCTGATCCTGGTTGACTTCCTGGCGCGGCTCTATGCCAGCCGCAGGCCGATGCGGGAATTCGGGCGGCTCGCGACCTGGACCGACCTGGTGGCGATCGGCTCGTTTCTGGCGCCGCTGCCCGGAGAGGGCGCGGGCTTCCTGCGGATCCTGCGCACGCTGCGCGCGTTCCAGGACTATCAGATGCTGACCCGGCTGCGCAGCGACAGCGCCTTCTTCCGTCACCACGAGGAGGTGGTGATCGCAGTGGCGCGGCTGGCGGTGTTCATCTTCGTGATGACGGCGATCGTGTTCGAGACCCAACGTTTCAGCAATCCGCAGATCGCCAACTACGCGGACGCACTGTACTTCACCGTCACCGCGCTGACCACGACCGGGTTCGGCGACATCACCCTGCCCGGCACGCTGGGGCGGATGATCAGCGTGGTGATCATGATCTTCGGCGTCACGCTGTTCTTCAATCTGGCGCGGGCACTGATCAGTCCGAACAAGGTGCGCTTCCCCTGCCCGGTGTGCGGGCTGCAGCGCCACGATTCCGATGCGGTGCATTGCAAGGCGTGCGGCACCGTGCTGAATATTCCGGATGAGGGCCGCGACTGAGCCGGTGCCGCGATCCTCGCTGCCGACAGGATCCGCCATGCTCATCCGCCGCTCCGCCTTCGCTTCACTCGCCTGCCTCGCCGCCGCCGTCGCCCTGCCCGCTGCCGCGCTTGCGCAGGCGCCGGCCCAGCCAGCCGCGGCGTCTGCAGCCAAACCGGCCACGGCCGATCCCGCGGCCCTGCTGACGCGGCTCTACAAGGCGGCCGCCAAGGACAATGCCGGCGGCGCCTTCGTCAACAACGCCAAGGAGCGCGGCAAGTATCTGTCGAAGTCTCTGGCCGCGCTGTGGACCAAGGCCGAGGCCAAGGTGCCACAAGGCGAGATCGGGCCGATCGATTTCGATCCGGTGAGCAATTCGCAGGACCCGGACATCAAATCGTTCGTCATCAAGACCGAGAGCCAGGACGATGCCCGCGCGACGCTGGCCGTGGCGCTGATCGGCAGTCAGTCGCGCAAGGTCGCCGCCGACGGCGTGATCCGTTACGAGCTGGTGCGCGACGGCACATCATGGCGGATCGACGACATCCGCGGCAGTGTCGACGATCAGGCGTGGTCGGTGCGGCAGATGCTCGAGGCGTCGCTGAAGAACTAATCGAAGCTGCCGGCGTTGCAGCTCCGCGCCATGACGATCCTGGTGCGGTGACGCACGCAGCTGAACGCCGTCGCCTCCGGGATTGTCCGGGTTGCGCGGCGCAGCGCGGTGTGGCCTTACCCTCCACACCATCCATCGTGGCCTGCGTCGCAACGACGCCGCGCTTGCCACCTCGCCGTCCCCTTGACTTCAACGGGGCCGGCATCACCTTGACAGCCAACGGCACACGGCTCCTGCCGCGCGCCGGACATTGAACACGAGGAGACGCTATGAGCGGGACCACAGCCGCGGCCAGCGTGCGCGACAACAAGGCGCTGAACCGCTTCGAACTCGACGCCCATGGCGAGATTGCATTCGCGAATTATCGCCGCACCGGCGGCCGCGTCGTCATCACCCACACCGAGACTCCGCCGCCGCTGCGCGGCCGCGGCATCGCCTCCAATCTGGTGCGCGGCGCGCTCGATCTGATCCGTGCCGAAGGTGCCAAGGTCAGCGCCGGCTGCGGCTTCGTCGCCGACTATCTCGACGCTCACCCGGAATACGCCGACCTCACCGCGTGACGACTTGGCCGGACCGTTTGCGACGGTCCGGCGATTGCCCGCCGCCGCGCGCTGTGGCATCGGTTCCACCGCGCGCGGCCCGCCGGTTCATCCTGTGACCTCCTGCGGCCGCGCTCCGCGCAGGAGCCGCCAATGACTGTGTCACCGCCGCCGGGCTTTCAACCGTTCGCCGTTCAGGACGGCTATATCGGCACCAACGGCCCGTATTACTGGCGGCAGAGCGGCGACAGCCAGCCGGAGTTCGGCTTCCTCAGCGACGATCGCCACGGCAATCCCAACGGCGTGCTGCACGGCGGTGCGCTGCTCGGCTTCCTCGACACCATTCTGGGATTCTCGGTCGTGCTCGCAGGGCAGCGGCGCTGCGCGACGGTGTCGCTCGACAGCCGCTTCATCGCCACCATCGAGCCGGGCGGCTGGATCACCGGCCGCACCACCATGAAGAAGCTGTCGCGCAGCCTCGCCTTCATCGACGCCGAAGCACTCGCCGGCGACAAGCTGCTGGTGACCACCAGCGCTGTGTTTCGAATCTTCGAGTCGTAAAGCAACCGGCGCGGCCACGCCGTGCCGCAAGCGAGCGGCACGGCTCACCATCCAAGATGCCGTGTGGGATCAGTGCTTGATCTCGGGCGGCAGCTTGCCGCCGTTGGCGACCAGCCGGCTCATCACCTGCTTGTGCAGCCAGATGTTCATCGACGCCGAGTCATTCATGTCGCCGCTATAGCCGAGCTCCTTGGCGAGCTCCTTGCGGGCCGACAGGCTGGAGTCGATATCGAGCGCCTTCATCAGATCGACGATCGAAGTCCGCCATTCCAGCTTCTCGCCTTTGGCTTTGACGGCCTTGTCGAGGATCGGTGCGACGTCGACCGACGGTGCGGCCGTCGGCTGCGGTGCAGTCGGCGCCGGCGCGGTGCCGGCGCCAGCGGTCGTTGCCGGTGCCGGCGCGGGCGCGGCTGCGCCACCTGGCGCCGCAGCGGCGCTGTCGCCGAAAATCGCGCTCATGATCTTCCCGAAAATGCTCATGCTGTCTCCCCCTGTTGCGATGCCACGCATCGTCCGCATCAACAGCGCTGACGCCATCTGGGTTCCGCGCGCGGATCACTGCAGAGCGTACCAGCAGAATTGAGCAAACGTGTAGTGACCAAAATCTCGTCGCACTGCAGCATCGAAAGCTCACCAAAGCTTGAGCAACGACTGCTGATAAGCGGCGTTAGGATACCTTCACAGGTCGCGGCAAGCTCGGGTCACAGGACCAGTTCGTTCGTTGCTCTCGCGTCTGGCTCCTTCTGATCGTTCGTCTCCGCGCAAGAAGCGCCCGGCCCGCCGTCATGGCGTAACGGCCGGTGATCACCACTGTCGAACATGGGAGGACGCTACGCATGGCTACGACCTATTCTTCTGCTCCGTCCGCCATCGCTGCGGACGAGGCCACCCCCGCAGTCCACCGCATCGGCTTTGCCGATCTCGGCGCCGCGCTCCGGCAAGGCTGGGAGGACTTCAAGGCGGTGCCGAGCCACGCCGTGATGCTGGTGCTGATCTATCCGGTGCTGGGCCTGGTACTGGCGCGGCTGGTGCAAGGCTACGCGGTGCTGCCGCTGCTGTTCCCGCTCGCTGCCGGCTTCGCGCTGCTCGGCCCGTTCGCCGCGCTCGGTCTGTATGAGCTGAGCCGGCGCCGCGAGCTTGGCGAACCGGCGTTCGCATCGGATGCCTTGGCGGTGCTGCGGTCACCATCGCTCGGCGCAATGCTCGGCTTCGGCGCGATCCTGCTGGCACTGTTTCTGGTGTGGCTCGCGGCGGCGCAGGCAATCTACGTCGCGCTGTTCGGCTATGCCCCGGCGGCTGCGATCCCCGACTTCGCCCGGCGCGTGTTGAGCACGCCGGAGGGGTGGAGCCTGATCCTGGTCGGCTGCGGCGTCGGCTTCCTGTTCGCACTGGCGGCGCTGTGCCTCAGCGTGGTGGCGTTCCCGATGATGCTGGACCGGCATGCCGGGATCGGCGACGCCATGGCCACCTCGCTCCGGGTGGTCGCGGTCAACCCGCTGCCGATCGCCGCCTGGGGCGCCATCGTCGCGCTTCTGCTGGTGGCGGGCTCGGTGCCGGCCTTCCTCGGGCTCGCGGTGGTGATCCCGCTGCTCGGCCATGCCACCTGGCATCTGTATCGCAAGGCGGTCGAACCGAACCCCAATCCGCCGCGATTGCCGCCGCCCAGCCCGCTCAAGCGGTCGGCAGCTGATTTCCCGGCCAACCTGCTGCAATGGAAGCGCAACGGGACCTGAGCCGACTCATCGGCAAGCTCCCCACCTCGGCCGCCGATCGTTCTCAGAGGTCGGCGGCCGTTTTGTGCATTGCGGCAGATCAAATCCATCGATTCGCCATGAATACTCATTCACGACCTCCGTATTTATGCGTATAGTGCATGGGAGCGGACCGAATTGTCCGAACGTCTTAACTCGGACGGCGGAGCTGACCGGCACTAGATTTCCGGTGGAAAGTCTCAAGCGGCGGAGAGCAGGGTTAGATTGCGCTGAAAATGCACTATATTTCAGCTCGGAAGGCCCCGAGGCGCGAGGTCAGCAGGTCCCCCGCCCCAAGCTGCGAGCAGATCTCGGAGGCCGAGCCAGCGCAGAAGGGTTAATCATTCCTTCCCGATGGTATGCATCCACGGATTAGCTGCGGTGCAGCATTTACGCTGCTGGATTCCCGACTCGTCGCCTATATTCCTTTCGACGCTTCGGTTCTTCCGAAGAACTGAATCGTGGACAAGGAGACCATCCCATGCTGCTTTCGCTCATCCGCGCGATCCGCGCGTTCCGGGACTACCAGCGCAACGTCGCTGAGCTGTCCCAGCTTAGCGATCGCGAACTGGCCGACATCGGACTTGACCGTTCGGACATCCCGCGCGTCGCTTCGGGTCACTACAACGGCTGACCCGACCGCCTGTTTCTGCCTTCTACGGCCAACGCCCGCCTCCTGGCGGGCGTTGTCGTTTGTGGAGAAGAGTCGGGCAGTTCCGCAGCGTCGCAAACGGGATTTGCCCCGCGACCGAAACAAGCTAGCTGTAGCCGATGACCAGCAGCACCCCCTCCGCCTCACCCGTCGTTCACATCATCGGCGCCGGCCTCGCCGGCTCGGAAGCCGCGTGGCAAATCGCCCGCGCAGGTGTGCGTGTGGTGCTGCATGAGATGCGGCCCGTCCGTACCACTGAGGCCCACAAGACCGATGGTCTGGCCGAGCTGGTGTGCTCGAACTCGTTCCGCTCCGACGATGCCGCCAACAACGCGGTCGGGCTGCTGCATGCCGAGATGCGTAAGCTCGGCTCGTTGATCATGCAGGCGGCCGACGCCAACCAGGTGCCAGCTGGAGGCGCGCTGGCGGTCGACCGCGATGGCTTTTCGGCCGCGGTCACCAAGGCGCTGGCGGAGCATCCGCTGATCGAGATCTGCCGCGAAGAGATCGATGGCCTGCCGCCGGAGGAATGGGCCAGCGTTGTGGTCGCGACCGGCCCGCTGACCTCGGCGCCGCTCGCCGACGCCATCCGCAGCCTCACCGACGAGACTGCGCTGGCGTTCTTCGATGCGATCGCGCCGATCGTGCACCGCGACTCGATCGATATGT from Rhodopseudomonas palustris carries:
- a CDS encoding outer membrane protein translates to MKKFLLGTIGLIALGAAPAMAADLAARPYTKAPPIVAAAYDWSGFYVGANGGWGTSRNCWDFAGTTAQPLVSNLGEGCHDASGGTVGGQIGYNWQVGTWVFGVEAQGNWADFKGSNVSLLVVPGTTNDTKIDAFGLFTARVGYAWNNALLYVKGGAAVTSDKYTVYGNRTGAITDTASETRWGGAVGGGLEYGFSPAWTFGVEYDHLFMGSRDITFATTSIDRIKQDVDVVTARINYRWGGPIVARY
- the uvrA gene encoding excinuclease ABC subunit UvrA, whose product is MDEVIKAKRQTPAASSRTAITIRGAREHNLKNVDVTIPRDKLVVFTGLSGSGKSSLAFDTIYAEGQRRYVESLSAYARQFLEMMQKPDVDQIDGLSPAISIEQKTTSKNPRSTVGTVTEIYDYMRLLWARVGVPYSPATGLPIESQTVSQMVDRVLAMPEGTRLYLLAPVVRGRKGEYRKELADWLKKGFQRVKIDGAFHELAEAPTLDKKFPHDIDVVVDRIVVRPDIGQRLAESFETALKLAEGLAVIEFADAPAAPPAAEPGHDDVEGKKKKADKKVAKIHDKSGAERILFSEKFACPVSGFTIPEIEPRLFSFNNPYGACPECGGLGIEQHIDADLVVPDKELSLRKGAIAPWAKSSSPYYLQTLTALGKHYKFTLDTKWKDLPKKVQNVLLHGSGDDEIKFSYEDGVRSYDTKKPFEGVVTNIERRFRETESEWAREELGKYFSDVPCDACHGHRLKPEALCVKIGGKHIGEVSELSVKAAGDWFAKVPDVLNKQQSEIAVRILKEIRDRLSFLLDVGLNYLTLSRSSGTLSGGESQRIRLASQIGSGLTGVLYVLDEPSIGLHQRDNARLLDTLKRLRDLGNTVIVVEHDEDAIRLADYVLDIGPGAGVHGGHIVAQGTPAEIMRNPKSLTGKYLTGELDVPVPERRPPNHRRTIKLVNARGNNLKNVTAEIPLGLFTCVTGVSGGGKSTLLIDTLYRAIARKLNNASEPPAPHDRIEGLEHIDKIIDIDQSPIGRTPRSNPATYTGAFTPIREWFAGLPESKARGYEPGRFSFNVKGGRCEACQGDGVIKIEMHFLPDVYVTCDVCKGKRYNRETLDVLFKGKSIADVLDMTVEEAAEFFKAVPRVRETFKTLQRVGLDYIHVGQQATTLSGGEAQRVKLAKELSKRATGRTLYILDEPTTGLHFHDVAKLLEVLHELVAQGNTVVVIEHNLEVIKTADWVIDLGPEGGDGGGEIVAWGPPEDIVKAPRSYTGKFLKPVLEKKGPVRKRKADEAAE
- a CDS encoding HNH endonuclease, which gives rise to MFKADQMLGDLDQRLTQLATPRTDCLYYAITITAEDDGRIIFGTQSQWAGWANLERREELRQARLVYPKFVELWQHLNQPYAVIHTLEEIELFLLGGGNAIVEENLGRSVFQRLLAAEAVVPHGEAGFASLNLLPKTAFRRAPTPKVRMQVLKRDRRRCRICGRNPDDHLDLVLHVHHIRPWENGGVTDPANLITLCHTCHTGLVPHEDHSLFSYLRSKPEDLIDERLKDLWRGIMNYRKLGFCSA
- a CDS encoding ion transporter → MTLHDVRLAVRRLYDGATPRGVAFRYGLLAFDVVTILFIVGTSFLPPNPIVEALDTGFGVLILVDFLARLYASRRPMREFGRLATWTDLVAIGSFLAPLPGEGAGFLRILRTLRAFQDYQMLTRLRSDSAFFRHHEEVVIAVARLAVFIFVMTAIVFETQRFSNPQIANYADALYFTVTALTTTGFGDITLPGTLGRMISVVIMIFGVTLFFNLARALISPNKVRFPCPVCGLQRHDSDAVHCKACGTVLNIPDEGRD
- a CDS encoding DUF3828 domain-containing protein, yielding MLIRRSAFASLACLAAAVALPAAALAQAPAQPAAASAAKPATADPAALLTRLYKAAAKDNAGGAFVNNAKERGKYLSKSLAALWTKAEAKVPQGEIGPIDFDPVSNSQDPDIKSFVIKTESQDDARATLAVALIGSQSRKVAADGVIRYELVRDGTSWRIDDIRGSVDDQAWSVRQMLEASLKN
- a CDS encoding GNAT family N-acetyltransferase, coding for MSGTTAAASVRDNKALNRFELDAHGEIAFANYRRTGGRVVITHTETPPPLRGRGIASNLVRGALDLIRAEGAKVSAGCGFVADYLDAHPEYADLTA
- a CDS encoding PaaI family thioesterase; translation: MTVSPPPGFQPFAVQDGYIGTNGPYYWRQSGDSQPEFGFLSDDRHGNPNGVLHGGALLGFLDTILGFSVVLAGQRRCATVSLDSRFIATIEPGGWITGRTTMKKLSRSLAFIDAEALAGDKLLVTTSAVFRIFES
- a CDS encoding DUF3597 domain-containing protein → MSIFGKIMSAIFGDSAAAAPGGAAAPAPAPATTAGAGTAPAPTAPQPTAAPSVDVAPILDKAVKAKGEKLEWRTSIVDLMKALDIDSSLSARKELAKELGYSGDMNDSASMNIWLHKQVMSRLVANGGKLPPEIKH
- a CDS encoding DUF2189 domain-containing protein; its protein translation is MATTYSSAPSAIAADEATPAVHRIGFADLGAALRQGWEDFKAVPSHAVMLVLIYPVLGLVLARLVQGYAVLPLLFPLAAGFALLGPFAALGLYELSRRRELGEPAFASDALAVLRSPSLGAMLGFGAILLALFLVWLAAAQAIYVALFGYAPAAAIPDFARRVLSTPEGWSLILVGCGVGFLFALAALCLSVVAFPMMLDRHAGIGDAMATSLRVVAVNPLPIAAWGAIVALLLVAGSVPAFLGLAVVIPLLGHATWHLYRKAVEPNPNPPRLPPPSPLKRSAADFPANLLQWKRNGT
- a CDS encoding DUF1127 domain-containing protein, giving the protein MLLSLIRAIRAFRDYQRNVAELSQLSDRELADIGLDRSDIPRVASGHYNG